One segment of Pleomorphomonas sp. PLEO DNA contains the following:
- a CDS encoding lysophospholipid acyltransferase family protein has translation MRLDRKILDNAAVSHILPHLLARYVLAVHRTARLAVVPADAFDVARAEAPVIFTFWHGLAMMSGRAVPLDLPIVPMVARNAAASVIADAAGTLGVRTIRASGAQRARSQLRKGGASGFRQALRELAAGNSVLMTADVPKVAQVSGRGVIQLARLSGRPIIPIAYVSRYGLRFNNWDRMVVDLPFSPATIRHGAPIRVPADSADETVEKLRRFLTEELDRITQDAYQRTGIAEKFRSGPLEKDRAADG, from the coding sequence TTGCGACTTGACCGGAAAATCCTCGACAACGCGGCAGTGAGCCACATCCTGCCGCATCTTCTCGCCCGCTACGTGCTGGCGGTCCACCGCACCGCCCGACTGGCGGTCGTGCCGGCCGATGCCTTTGATGTGGCACGGGCGGAAGCCCCGGTTATCTTCACCTTCTGGCATGGCCTTGCCATGATGTCGGGCCGCGCGGTGCCACTCGACTTGCCAATCGTCCCGATGGTCGCTCGCAACGCGGCGGCCAGCGTGATCGCCGACGCGGCCGGCACGCTTGGCGTTCGGACCATTCGCGCTTCCGGCGCGCAACGCGCTCGCTCCCAGCTCCGAAAGGGCGGAGCCTCCGGCTTCCGTCAGGCACTGAGGGAACTCGCTGCCGGAAACTCGGTGCTGATGACGGCCGACGTTCCCAAGGTGGCGCAGGTGTCCGGTAGGGGGGTCATTCAGTTGGCTCGGCTGTCCGGCCGACCGATCATTCCAATCGCCTACGTGTCCCGCTATGGCCTGCGTTTCAACAACTGGGATCGCATGGTGGTTGATCTGCCCTTCTCCCCGGCGACCATCCGGCACGGCGCGCCGATCCGCGTTCCTGCCGATTCCGCCGACGAGACCGTCGAAAAGCTGAGGCGCTTCCTCACCGAGGAGCTTGATCGGATCACGCAAGACGCCTACCAACGCACGGGAATCGCCGAAAAATTCAGATCCGGCCCCCTAGAAAAAGACCGTGCCGCCGATGGCTGA
- a CDS encoding 3-deoxy-D-manno-octulosonic acid transferase, giving the protein MADLGDVLLSTWIALTRLAGPVGAVIVGVRRHRGKEDPARSAERLGHPSVTRPEGPLVWVHAVSVGEAMAAMPVIDRLIAEGKGVLVTTVTTTSAALVAHRLRPGLIHQFAPLDLAGPVDRFLAHWRPDLAVFVESEIWPVAIGRLADHGIPLVVANARLSPRSFRGWQRAAPAARAVFRRMSLVLAQTDDDGARFSGLGAPKVSTFGNIKFDAGLPDVGLADLDALKEGIGERPVVLAASTHPGEDEVVLTAFLKIKENRPETLLVIVPRHPVRGGDIALLSGAAGLATRRRTAGELPDATTEVYVADTLGELGAFFSLADVVLMAGTFIDGIGGHNLIEPARLGAAVISGPHFSNWLDIYHAFIDAGGLRIVHSSDELAEATLSLIDDPALRIVQAKAGERVVSGSAGAVAQTIEAITPMIGKPSGGGPC; this is encoded by the coding sequence ATGGCTGATCTCGGAGACGTGCTGCTTTCGACGTGGATTGCCCTGACCCGGCTTGCCGGCCCGGTCGGCGCGGTCATCGTTGGCGTGCGTCGACATCGTGGCAAGGAAGATCCGGCCCGGTCGGCCGAGCGACTTGGCCATCCGTCAGTGACACGGCCGGAGGGACCGCTCGTCTGGGTCCATGCTGTCAGTGTTGGCGAGGCGATGGCGGCCATGCCGGTGATCGACCGGCTGATCGCCGAAGGCAAGGGCGTGCTGGTCACCACGGTTACCACGACTTCGGCTGCGCTCGTCGCGCATCGCCTGAGACCGGGACTGATCCACCAGTTCGCACCGCTCGATCTTGCTGGGCCGGTCGACCGCTTTCTTGCCCATTGGCGTCCGGATCTCGCGGTGTTCGTCGAGAGCGAAATCTGGCCGGTGGCCATTGGCCGCCTTGCTGACCATGGCATCCCGCTGGTCGTTGCCAATGCCCGATTGTCGCCGCGCTCCTTCCGGGGCTGGCAGAGAGCGGCGCCGGCGGCGCGGGCGGTGTTCCGACGCATGTCGCTGGTGCTGGCTCAGACCGATGACGATGGGGCTCGCTTCTCCGGGCTCGGGGCGCCCAAAGTTTCCACATTCGGCAACATCAAATTCGACGCCGGCCTGCCGGACGTCGGGCTGGCCGATCTCGATGCGCTGAAGGAGGGCATCGGTGAGCGACCGGTAGTGCTGGCCGCCTCAACCCACCCCGGCGAGGACGAGGTGGTGCTGACCGCATTTCTGAAGATCAAGGAGAATCGGCCGGAGACGCTGCTCGTCATTGTCCCGCGTCACCCGGTGCGCGGCGGCGACATAGCGCTGCTCTCGGGGGCAGCCGGCCTTGCAACACGTCGTCGCACCGCCGGCGAACTCCCCGACGCGACGACAGAAGTCTATGTTGCCGACACACTTGGCGAACTGGGTGCCTTTTTCAGTCTCGCCGACGTCGTGTTGATGGCGGGAACGTTCATCGACGGTATTGGCGGTCACAACCTCATCGAACCGGCCCGTCTCGGCGCAGCGGTGATCAGCGGGCCGCATTTTTCCAACTGGCTCGACATCTATCACGCGTTCATCGACGCTGGCGGGCTAAGGATTGTCCACTCGTCCGACGAGCTGGCCGAGGCAACGCTGAGCCTCATCGACGATCCAGCCCTCAGAATCGTTCAGGCGAAAGCCGGTGAGCGGGTGGTGTCGGGTTCGGCGGGCGCCGTTGCGCAGACCATCGAGGCCATCACGCCGATGATCGGCAAGCCCTCTGGTGGCGGTCCATGCTGA
- the lpxK gene encoding tetraacyldisaccharide 4'-kinase, translating into MLTPAFWWKRKGPTALLLAPLGLIYGAVTARRMRRPGGAEPPLPLVCVGNFVAGGAGKTPTAIALARSARSVGLDPCFLTRGHGGRLKGPVLVNIDRHTARDVGDEALLLARVAPTVVARRRVDAFPLLRATGTDLCIMDDGFQNPSVKKTFSFVVVDGTVGVGNGLPLPAGPLRAPLRRQMLLADAIIIYGDSKNGQRVVRTAARAGKPVFRAALNANAPPAAPHRRLYAFAGIGRPEKFFRSLENEGYRLAARRAFPDHYPYRFSDLTRLLDEADTLDAVPVTTEKDAVRLPRGIVGSNWSRDRVAIFGVHTRFSEEQAVGSLLVDIRRRWMARHFS; encoded by the coding sequence ATGCTGACGCCGGCCTTCTGGTGGAAGCGAAAAGGCCCCACCGCCCTATTGCTGGCTCCCCTCGGTCTCATCTATGGCGCCGTTACGGCGCGACGCATGCGGCGACCCGGCGGCGCTGAGCCGCCGCTTCCACTCGTCTGCGTCGGCAATTTCGTGGCTGGTGGGGCGGGCAAAACGCCGACCGCCATCGCGCTCGCTCGTTCCGCCCGCTCGGTCGGCCTCGATCCCTGCTTCCTGACCCGGGGCCACGGCGGCCGCCTCAAAGGGCCAGTGCTCGTCAACATAGACCGTCATACTGCCCGTGACGTCGGTGACGAGGCCTTGCTGCTCGCCCGTGTGGCACCAACGGTCGTGGCGCGACGACGCGTCGATGCCTTTCCACTCCTCAGAGCGACAGGCACCGACCTCTGCATCATGGATGATGGCTTCCAGAATCCATCGGTGAAAAAGACCTTCAGCTTCGTGGTCGTCGATGGAACGGTGGGGGTTGGCAACGGCTTGCCGCTACCGGCCGGACCGCTTCGGGCGCCCCTTCGGCGGCAGATGCTTTTGGCCGACGCAATCATCATCTACGGTGACAGCAAAAATGGACAGCGCGTTGTCCGTACGGCCGCTCGGGCCGGCAAGCCGGTGTTCCGCGCCGCACTGAATGCCAACGCGCCACCAGCCGCCCCGCATCGCCGGCTCTATGCCTTTGCTGGCATCGGTCGACCAGAAAAATTCTTCCGCTCGCTTGAAAACGAGGGCTACCGCCTCGCCGCACGCCGGGCCTTTCCCGACCACTATCCCTACCGCTTCTCCGACCTCACCCGCCTCCTCGACGAGGCAGATACGCTCGATGCCGTGCCGGTGACGACCGAGAAGGACGCCGTACGTCTGCCGCGCGGCATCGTCGGCAGCAACTGGTCCCGCGACCGCGTTGCCATATTCGGTGTGCACACGCGCTTTTCGGAAGAACAAGCTGTGGGGTCGCTGCTCGTCGATATCCGGCGGCGCTGGATGGCGCGACACTTCAGCTAA
- a CDS encoding DUF2093 domain-containing protein, with translation MLNSTDTPFGGGEAQIRYLDGDYQILRNGNYVRCAITGRPILLQDLKYWSAEHQEPYIDSEAALTAYRRHTGAR, from the coding sequence ATGTTGAACAGCACGGACACTCCCTTCGGCGGCGGCGAGGCGCAGATCCGCTACCTCGACGGCGACTACCAGATCCTCCGCAACGGCAACTACGTCCGTTGCGCGATCACTGGTCGTCCCATTCTGCTGCAGGACCTGAAATATTGGTCCGCCGAGCACCAGGAGCCCTATATCGACTCCGAGGCGGCGCTTACCGCCTACCGCCGGCATACTGGCGCACGCTGA
- a CDS encoding MATE family efflux transporter, translated as MTHAIGAPAAAAYVEGPVFRHVVALTALGSLGLMAIFSVDLVNLLYISLLNDEVLTAAMGYAGAVLFIIVSVGIGFSIGVTAHTARRIGAGDRAGARRVATSGLIISFASTTVVALALTAVLDPCLALLGAEGRAFEVTRHFLWITMLGMPLLALSMAMGGVLMAFGAPRMTLWINLAGAGAAAILDPIFIFGLDLGVTGAAIVTVLIRFVALAVGWYGLVPRLHALAWPTLEGVRRDAGPLFAIAFPAILTNLATPISNMLVTAYVARFGTEAVAGWSIIGRIYPLCFAGIFALTGSVGAIFGQNVGARRFDRVRKTLADSAVFTAVYVVVIWMLLFLGTDAINWAFQATGRVAEMIAFYCLWAAPTFIFTGALFVANAAFNNLGFASYSTVFNWGRATLGTLPFCWLGVWHGSADAVILWWSIGAALFGLPALWIARRSIDRLAVAA; from the coding sequence ATGACGCACGCCATCGGCGCGCCCGCCGCTGCTGCTTATGTGGAAGGGCCAGTGTTCCGTCACGTGGTGGCGTTGACCGCCCTCGGCTCGCTGGGGCTGATGGCGATCTTTAGCGTCGATCTCGTCAACCTCCTCTACATATCGCTTCTGAACGACGAGGTGCTGACGGCGGCCATGGGCTACGCCGGCGCCGTGCTGTTCATCATCGTATCGGTCGGCATTGGCTTTTCCATTGGCGTGACCGCCCATACCGCCCGGCGCATCGGCGCAGGCGATCGTGCCGGCGCTCGTCGAGTCGCCACATCCGGTCTGATCATTTCCTTCGCTTCGACCACAGTTGTGGCCCTGGCCTTGACCGCCGTACTCGATCCCTGCCTCGCGCTGCTCGGTGCCGAGGGGCGTGCATTCGAAGTCACCCGGCATTTCCTGTGGATCACCATGCTGGGCATGCCGCTTCTCGCTCTCAGCATGGCCATGGGTGGTGTGTTGATGGCCTTCGGCGCGCCGCGCATGACTTTGTGGATCAACCTTGCCGGTGCTGGCGCCGCCGCCATCCTCGACCCGATTTTCATCTTCGGACTGGATCTCGGAGTTACCGGCGCCGCCATCGTTACGGTGCTGATTCGCTTCGTGGCACTCGCGGTCGGTTGGTATGGCCTTGTGCCGCGCCTCCACGCGCTGGCGTGGCCAACGCTAGAGGGTGTCCGTCGCGACGCTGGGCCGCTCTTTGCCATCGCGTTCCCGGCTATCCTCACCAATCTCGCGACCCCGATCAGCAACATGCTGGTCACAGCCTATGTCGCGCGCTTCGGCACCGAGGCGGTGGCTGGCTGGTCGATCATCGGCCGTATCTATCCGCTTTGCTTTGCCGGCATCTTCGCACTCACCGGCTCGGTCGGGGCCATCTTCGGCCAGAACGTCGGCGCCCGCCGTTTCGATCGCGTTCGCAAAACGCTTGCCGACAGCGCGGTGTTCACGGCGGTCTATGTGGTCGTCATCTGGATGCTTCTGTTCCTGGGGACCGACGCCATCAACTGGGCCTTTCAGGCGACCGGCCGTGTAGCGGAGATGATCGCCTTCTACTGCCTGTGGGCGGCGCCGACGTTCATCTTCACTGGCGCGCTGTTCGTAGCCAATGCCGCCTTCAACAACCTCGGCTTCGCGTCCTACTCGACCGTGTTCAACTGGGGGCGGGCGACGCTCGGTACGCTGCCATTCTGCTGGCTCGGCGTCTGGCACGGCAGCGCCGATGCGGTGATCCTCTGGTGGAGCATTGGAGCCGCCCTGTTTGGCCTGCCTGCTCTCTGGATAGCCCGACGTTCGATCGACCGCCTCGCAGTCGCGGCATGA
- a CDS encoding TerC family protein, which produces MDFLSVELAALAQVVFIDVVLAGDNAIVVGMAAAGVDPTIRRKVIFWGIGGAVALRILFAVITTHLLAVVGLTLAGGVLLLWVCWKMFREIRSSRHEEARGVEAAEQALDAAACDVTPASAGKTFGQALTQIILADVSMSLDNVLAVAGVARDHVGVLVIGLLLSVGMMGAAATLIARLLHRFRWIAWIGLLIILYVSVDMIHRGSLEVCTGITGEQSCQIQDLKDATDDMLN; this is translated from the coding sequence ATGGATTTCCTGTCGGTTGAGCTTGCCGCTCTGGCACAGGTCGTCTTCATCGACGTCGTGTTGGCGGGGGATAACGCCATCGTCGTTGGCATGGCGGCAGCCGGTGTCGATCCGACCATCCGGCGTAAGGTCATTTTCTGGGGTATTGGCGGCGCCGTTGCGCTACGTATCCTGTTCGCCGTCATTACCACGCATCTGCTGGCTGTCGTCGGGCTGACGCTGGCCGGCGGCGTTCTATTGCTCTGGGTCTGCTGGAAGATGTTCCGCGAGATCCGGTCGAGCCGCCACGAGGAGGCGCGCGGTGTCGAAGCGGCCGAGCAGGCGCTCGACGCAGCCGCCTGCGATGTGACGCCGGCATCGGCCGGCAAGACCTTCGGCCAAGCATTGACCCAGATCATCCTCGCCGACGTCTCCATGTCGCTCGACAACGTTCTGGCGGTGGCCGGCGTGGCGCGGGACCACGTCGGCGTCCTGGTGATCGGTCTTCTGTTGTCGGTCGGCATGATGGGGGCGGCCGCCACGCTGATCGCTCGCCTGCTGCATCGCTTCCGCTGGATCGCCTGGATCGGCCTGCTCATTATCCTTTACGTCTCCGTGGATATGATTCACCGCGGCTCGCTCGAGGTCTGCACCGGCATCACCGGCGAACAAAGCTGCCAGATTCAGGACCTCAAGGATGCTACGGACGACATGCTGAATTGA
- a CDS encoding HAD family hydrolase, which yields MPASIRLALFDMDDVVYTYTRADRIAYLASVTGLEPAFINDRIWSEGLEAAADGGAFPTSELYIESWRNRLGYPLAVTDWVEARRRAMRLISGTLALIERLIATGTAVGVLTNNGPLVHAYRETLAPDLARLVGDRFLVSSSFSTMKPDPQVFHRALEQLGFYPEESFFTDDMPENVDGARAAGMSAAVFTTPSALENVLVAHGLLETPISVEISRT from the coding sequence ATGCCGGCTTCCATCCGCCTCGCCTTGTTCGACATGGACGATGTCGTCTACACCTATACCCGCGCCGATCGCATTGCCTACCTTGCCAGTGTCACCGGCCTGGAGCCGGCGTTCATCAACGATCGTATCTGGAGCGAGGGGCTGGAAGCGGCCGCCGACGGTGGCGCGTTTCCGACATCGGAGCTGTACATCGAATCCTGGCGCAACCGTCTCGGCTACCCGCTCGCCGTCACAGATTGGGTCGAGGCGCGCCGGCGTGCCATGCGGCTCATTTCCGGCACGCTCGCCCTTATCGAGCGACTGATCGCAACTGGAACAGCTGTCGGCGTACTGACCAATAACGGCCCCTTAGTTCATGCCTACAGGGAAACCCTGGCTCCAGATCTTGCTCGCCTTGTCGGCGATCGTTTCCTGGTGTCCTCCTCCTTCTCGACGATGAAACCAGACCCGCAGGTGTTTCATCGGGCGCTCGAACAGCTAGGCTTTTATCCAGAAGAGAGCTTCTTCACCGACGATATGCCGGAGAACGTGGACGGTGCCCGGGCCGCGGGGATGTCCGCGGCGGTCTTCACCACGCCCTCGGCGCTTGAGAATGTGCTCGTCGCCCACGGTCTGCTCGAAACGCCTATATCCGTAGAAATATCGAGGACTTAA
- the tldD gene encoding metalloprotease TldD, with amino-acid sequence MTERHDLLALAGLDPEMTQRIVADALADADDGELYLERSEGEALSFDNGRLKTATYDVNQGFGLRAVAGEAVGYAHADDLSEKALRRAADAVKAVSMGYSGTLAEPPRPTNRKLYGDVNPLLSPAFSDKVTLLSEIDAWARARDPRVRQVTASITTSHKIVEIIRADGVHLRDVRPLVRVNVSLIAGNGDRQESGSYGEGGRLGLDGFITPERWQYAVDEALRQALVNLEAKPAPAGTFDVVLGPGWTGVLLHEAVGHGLEGDFNRKKTSAFAGLMGEQVAAKGVTIVDDGTLPEARGSLTIDDEGTPSRRTVLIEDGRLVGYMQDRQNARLMGAESTGNGRRQSYAHVPMPRMTNTYMLSGDKSREEIIASVKDGIYAVSFSGGQVDITSGKFVFDCTEAYRVRDGKVGEPIKGAMLIGNGPEAMKRVSMIGNDLEIDRGIGMCGKAGQSVPVGVGQPSLRIDAVTIGGTAT; translated from the coding sequence ATGACCGAACGCCACGACCTTCTCGCTCTCGCCGGATTGGACCCCGAGATGACGCAGCGCATCGTTGCCGATGCGCTCGCCGATGCCGATGATGGCGAACTCTACCTGGAACGTTCGGAAGGCGAGGCGCTCAGCTTCGACAACGGCCGCCTCAAGACCGCCACTTACGATGTCAACCAGGGCTTTGGTCTTCGGGCAGTGGCCGGCGAGGCGGTAGGCTACGCGCATGCCGATGATCTCTCGGAAAAGGCGCTGCGCCGAGCCGCCGACGCGGTGAAGGCCGTCTCAATGGGCTATTCCGGCACGCTTGCCGAACCGCCGCGGCCGACCAATCGCAAGCTCTACGGCGACGTCAATCCGCTCCTGTCGCCAGCCTTTTCCGACAAGGTCACGCTGCTCTCTGAGATCGACGCCTGGGCGCGTGCCCGCGACCCCCGCGTACGGCAGGTGACGGCGTCGATCACCACCAGTCACAAGATCGTCGAGATCATCCGCGCCGACGGTGTCCATCTCCGAGATGTACGGCCGCTGGTCCGTGTCAATGTTTCGCTGATCGCCGGCAACGGCGACCGCCAGGAGAGCGGTTCCTACGGCGAGGGCGGCCGCTTGGGGCTCGACGGCTTCATCACGCCGGAACGCTGGCAATATGCTGTCGATGAGGCGCTTCGGCAGGCGCTGGTCAATCTCGAGGCGAAACCGGCGCCGGCCGGCACCTTCGATGTCGTGCTCGGCCCTGGCTGGACCGGTGTGCTGCTGCACGAGGCGGTGGGCCATGGTCTTGAGGGCGATTTCAATCGTAAGAAGACGTCCGCCTTCGCCGGTCTGATGGGTGAACAGGTGGCGGCAAAGGGCGTCACGATCGTCGATGACGGTACGCTGCCGGAAGCGCGCGGCTCGCTCACCATCGACGACGAGGGAACGCCGAGCCGCAGAACGGTGCTGATCGAGGACGGTCGTCTCGTCGGCTATATGCAGGACCGTCAGAACGCCCGCCTGATGGGCGCCGAATCCACCGGTAATGGCCGCCGCCAGTCCTATGCTCATGTGCCGATGCCACGCATGACCAACACCTACATGCTCTCGGGTGACAAGAGCCGCGAGGAGATCATCGCTTCGGTGAAGGATGGCATCTACGCCGTTTCCTTCTCGGGCGGGCAGGTAGATATCACCTCCGGCAAGTTCGTGTTCGATTGCACCGAAGCCTATCGCGTGCGCGACGGCAAGGTCGGCGAACCGATCAAGGGCGCCATGCTGATCGGCAATGGCCCGGAGGCAATGAAGCGCGTCTCCATGATCGGTAACGACCTCGAAATCGACCGTGGTATCGGCATGTGCGGCAAGGCTGGCCAGAGCGTGCCGGTCGGGGTCGGCCAGCCGTCGCTTCGCATCGACGCGGTCACCATTGGCGGCACGGCGACCTGA
- a CDS encoding invasion associated locus B family protein, with amino-acid sequence MRTVLSACLSALLALGSLPATLSAAVAQEFVDGKVESVHGDWQIRCDQPVGARDKQCAMVQNVTAEDRDNIGLSVLIVKTVDKKAKIMRVLAPLGVYLMAGLGLRIDDKDIGRVGFVRCRARGCYAEVVLQDDLVSQLEKSAKALFIIYDSPEDGIGIPISLKGFKEGFDALP; translated from the coding sequence ATGAGGACCGTTCTTTCCGCCTGCCTTTCCGCTCTGCTCGCCTTGGGCTCGCTGCCGGCGACGCTTTCCGCGGCGGTGGCGCAGGAATTCGTCGACGGTAAAGTCGAGTCGGTGCACGGCGATTGGCAGATCCGCTGCGACCAGCCGGTCGGCGCGCGCGACAAGCAATGCGCCATGGTGCAGAATGTTACCGCCGAGGACCGTGATAACATTGGCCTTTCCGTGCTGATCGTGAAGACGGTCGACAAGAAGGCGAAGATCATGCGGGTCCTCGCCCCGCTTGGTGTTTATCTGATGGCCGGGCTGGGGCTTCGGATCGACGACAAGGACATTGGCCGCGTCGGTTTCGTTCGTTGCCGAGCGCGCGGCTGCTACGCCGAGGTGGTTCTGCAGGACGACCTGGTCAGCCAGTTGGAGAAGAGTGCCAAGGCGCTGTTCATCATCTACGATTCGCCGGAAGACGGTATCGGCATTCCAATCTCGCTGAAGGGGTTCAAGGAAGGCTTCGACGCTCTGCCGTAA